One Amaranthus tricolor cultivar Red isolate AtriRed21 chromosome 1, ASM2621246v1, whole genome shotgun sequence DNA window includes the following coding sequences:
- the LOC130828087 gene encoding S-adenosyl-L-methionine:benzoic acid/salicylic acid carboxyl methyltransferase 1-like, with amino-acid sequence MAKQLWQVFRMNGGNDETSFAKTSYVQKQILSLTKPIKDEAITEMYSKQPPTKAIRIADLGCSSSEKNSLIVIFDLIQTIDNIRRRFKQDPKEYQIYLNDLPGNDFNTLFGSITNFEDRLLEQIGDDFGHCFVNGVPGSFYGRIFPTNTMNFVHSSSSLHWLSQVPENIIENQKRNIYMSRASPPSVLKAYYEQFEKDFLKFLHCRAMEMVDGGKMVLTLLGRQNNQYCYAKESSYSLELLSNVLNDMVSEGNIDEAKLNTFNIAAYTPSPLELEFLVKKEGSFNVNLVHVFQVSWDWNDYKFDSTLDDTSDQYDFTTCMRSVLEPLIIAHFGQEIVDEVFERYREKARVSMAEENNVLTNVSISLTRIPRVRG; translated from the exons ATGGCAAAACAATTATGGCAAGTATTTCGGATGAACGGAGGCAACGACGAAACCAGTTTTGCGAAAACGTCCTACGTGcag AAGCAGATATTATCACtgacaaaacccataaaagacGAAGCAATCACAGAAATGTACAGCAAACAACCACCAACAAAAGCCATTCGCATAGCAGACTTAGGATGTTCTTCGTCCGAGAAAAACAGCTTAATTGTCATCTTTGATCTCATTCAGACCATCGATAATATTcgtagacgattcaaacaagatccaaaAGAATATCAAATTTACTTGAATGATCTTCCAGGAAATGATTTTAACACTCTTTTTGGGTCAATCACAAATTTTGAAGATAGACTTTTAGAGCAAATTGGAGATGATTTTGGGCATTGCTTTGTGAATGGTGTTCCTGGCTCTTTCTATGGCCGAATTTTTCCTACCAATACCATGAATTTTGTCCACTCCTCCAGTAGCCTTCACTGGCTATCTCAG GTACCCGAAAACATAATAGAAAACCAGAAGAGAAACATTTACATGTCAAGAGCAAGTCCTCCGAGTGTCCTCAAAGCGTATTATGAGCAATTTGAAAAAGACTTCTTGAAGTTTCTACATTGTCGAGCCATGGAAATGGTAGATGGTGGTAAAATGGTTTTAACTTTACTAGGAAGACAAAACAATCAATATTGTTATGCCAAGGAATCGAGTTACTCGTTAGAGCTCCTCTCGAATGTTCTCAATGATATGGTTTCTGAG GGTAACATAGATGAAGCAAAGCTAAACACATTCAATATCGCGGCATACACACCATCACCATTAGAACTAGAGTTTCTAGTGAAAAAAGAAGGCTCTTTTAACGTGAATCTAGTTCATGTTTTTCAAGTCAGCTGGGATTGGAATGATTACAAGTTTGACAGCACTTTAGACGACACTTCTGATCAATATGACTTTACAACATGTATGAGATCTGTGCTTGAGCCTTTGATTATTGCTCATTTTGGCCAAGAAATCGTAGACGAGGTGTTCGAACGATACAGGGAAAAAGCTCGAGTTTCGATGGCTGAAGAGAACAATGTCCTCACCAATGTTTCCATTTCCCTGACCAGAATCCCTAGGGTTAGGGGCTGA
- the LOC130811221 gene encoding S-adenosyl-L-methionine:benzoic acid/salicylic acid carboxyl methyltransferase 1-like — protein sequence MAITRRLETHPHFSNSNSKNKEKQWRRDMKPVPENIIENQKRNIYMSRASPPSVLKAYYEQFEKDFLKFLHCRAMEMIDGGKMVLTLLGRQNNQYCYAKESSYSLELLSNVLNDMVSEGNIDEAKLNTFNIAAYTPSPLELEFLVKKEGSFNVNLVHVFQVSWDWNDYKFDSTLDDTSDQYDFTTCMRSVLEPLIIAHFGQEIVDEVFERYREKARVSMAEENNVLTNVSISLTRIPRVRG from the exons ATGGCGATAACACGACGATTAGAAACCCATCCccatttttcaaattcaaattcaaaaaataaggaaaaacaaTGGCGACGAGACA TGAAGCCT GTACCCGAAAACATAATAGAAAACCAGAAGAGAAACATTTACATGTCAAGAGCAAGTCCTCCGAGTGTCCTCAAAGCGTATTATGAGCAATTTGAAAAAGACTTCTTGAAGTTTCTACATTGTCGAGCCATGGAAATGATAGATGGTGGTAAAATGGTTTTAACTTTACTAGGAAGACAAAACAATCAATATTGTTATGCCAAGGAATCGAGTTACTCGTTAGAGCTCCTCTCGAATGTTCTCAATGATATGGTTTCTGAG GGTAACATAGATGAAGCAAAGCTAAACACATTCAATATCGCGGCATACACACCATCACCATTAGAACTAGAGTTTCTAGTGAAAAAAGAAGGCTCTTTTAACGTGAATCTAGTTCATGTTTTTCAAGTCAGCTGGGATTGGAATGATTACAAGTTTGACAGCACTTTAGACGACACTTCTGATCAATATGACTTTACAACATGTATGAGATCTGTGCTTGAGCCTTTGATTATTGCTCATTTTGGCCAAGAAATCGTAGACGAGGTGTTCGAACGATACAGGGAAAAAGCTCGAGTTTCGATGGCTGAAGAGAACAATGTCCTCACCAATGTTTCCATTTCCCTGACCAGAATCCCTAGGGTTAGGGGCTGA